A single window of Chloracidobacterium thermophilum B DNA harbors:
- the murJ gene encoding murein biosynthesis integral membrane protein MurJ produces MPTFPKLPAALLVGMGILASRVSGLIRNKVFAYYFGDTDLAGVYRAAQRIPNVLQNLLGEGALSASFIPAYARLLAEGRTDEAGRLAGAIFSLLAVVVAGLVAAGMALAPWLTRLIAPGFTGENYALTVTLVRIFFPGIGLLVLSAWCLGVLNSHRRFLLPYAAPVALNLVVILTLLVFGGQPLEHLVVWTTWGNVVGSAVMLAIQLPTVWRMAPPLQLGFQLDGAPTREVIGNFFPALVSRGVAQISGYLDNILASLISPGAVGILGYAQDVYMLPVSLFGLAISAAELPALSSATGTPEAVAAQMRERLKQAVRQMSFFVIPSSVAFVVLGGSIVGVLYRGGRFDDNATAAVWLTLAAAAIGLRAATQARLYASGFYALGDTRTPLRYALARVGLGAGGGAVAALYLPGRWGLPSAWGVAGLAAASGLAAWVEFVLLRRSLHGRIGPLADNRLERAGLWLCALLAAGSAWAVISLVAPAVSSGASWRWLADLGGLALYGGVYLTAAVVLRLTPFDLQARLRRLAGRDEGVANRE; encoded by the coding sequence ATGCCGACGTTTCCCAAGCTTCCGGCGGCGCTTCTGGTTGGAATGGGCATTCTGGCCAGCCGGGTGTCGGGACTCATCCGCAACAAGGTTTTTGCCTACTACTTCGGCGACACCGATCTGGCCGGGGTCTATCGCGCAGCGCAGCGCATTCCGAACGTGCTGCAAAACCTGCTCGGCGAAGGCGCGCTCTCGGCCTCGTTCATTCCAGCCTATGCGCGGCTGCTGGCCGAAGGCCGGACCGACGAAGCCGGACGCCTCGCCGGGGCCATCTTCAGTCTGCTGGCCGTCGTCGTGGCCGGACTCGTGGCCGCCGGCATGGCGCTTGCGCCCTGGCTGACGCGCCTCATTGCGCCCGGCTTTACCGGTGAAAACTACGCCCTGACGGTCACACTGGTACGGATTTTCTTCCCCGGCATCGGCCTGCTGGTGCTGTCGGCCTGGTGTCTGGGTGTTCTCAACAGCCACCGGCGGTTTCTGCTGCCTTACGCTGCGCCCGTGGCGCTCAATCTCGTCGTCATCCTGACGCTGCTGGTGTTTGGCGGACAACCGCTCGAACACCTCGTCGTCTGGACGACCTGGGGCAATGTCGTGGGAAGCGCCGTCATGCTGGCCATACAGCTTCCGACGGTCTGGCGCATGGCACCGCCGCTCCAGTTGGGTTTTCAGCTCGACGGTGCGCCCACCCGCGAGGTCATCGGTAACTTCTTTCCGGCGCTCGTCAGCCGGGGCGTCGCACAGATCAGCGGCTATCTGGACAACATCCTGGCCAGCCTCATTTCACCAGGCGCCGTCGGCATTCTGGGCTACGCGCAGGACGTGTACATGCTGCCCGTCAGCCTGTTCGGGCTGGCGATTTCGGCAGCCGAACTTCCAGCCCTGTCCAGCGCCACCGGCACGCCGGAAGCTGTGGCCGCCCAGATGCGCGAACGCCTGAAGCAGGCCGTACGACAGATGTCGTTTTTCGTCATTCCCTCAAGTGTGGCTTTTGTCGTGTTGGGCGGCAGTATTGTCGGCGTGCTCTACCGGGGCGGACGTTTCGATGACAACGCCACGGCGGCCGTCTGGCTGACACTCGCGGCGGCAGCGATTGGCTTGCGCGCGGCGACGCAGGCCCGGCTCTACGCCTCTGGATTTTATGCCCTGGGCGACACCCGCACGCCACTGCGCTACGCACTGGCACGGGTTGGGTTGGGCGCAGGAGGCGGTGCGGTCGCGGCGCTGTACCTGCCAGGCCGGTGGGGCCTGCCGTCGGCGTGGGGCGTCGCCGGACTGGCCGCGGCTTCGGGGCTTGCCGCCTGGGTGGAGTTCGTTCTGCTGCGCCGCAGCCTGCACGGACGCATCGGGCCGCTGGCTGACAACCGCCTCGAACGTGCCGGACTGTGGCTGTGCGCGCTGCTGGCGGCCGGAAGCGCCTGGGCGGTCATCTCGCTCGTCGCTCCGGCGGTCAGTTCAGGTGCATCGTGGCGCTGGCTGGCTGATCTCGGCGGGCTGGCGCTGTACGGCGGTGTGTACCTGACAGCCGCCGTCGTCCTGCGACTGACGCCGTTCGATCTTCAGGCACGGTTGCGCCGCCTGGCCGGAAGGGATGAGGGAGTGGCGAATAGGGAATAG
- a CDS encoding formate--tetrahydrofolate ligase — protein MSDLAIARSVKLQPIAAIAERLGVAADQLEPYGRYAAKLPLAFSAPESSRQGKLILVSAMTPTPAGEGKTTVTIGLTDALNRIGRQAVAVLREPSLGPVFGLKGGATGGGRSQVAPMDMINLHFTGDFAAVTAAHNLLAAIVDNALHQRRNPGGIDLTSVRWKRVLDTNDRALRQIIVGLGGRANGLPREAGFDITAASEVMAAMCLCDSLHHLKEKLGGIFVALTHDKQPLYARDFKANGAMAALLKDAIKPNLVQTLEGSPALIHLGPFANIAQGTNSIIATRTGLHLSEYVVTEAGFGFDLGGEKFLHIKCRTAGLSPAVVVVVATVRGLKYQGGAALETLSTPDMAALERGFGNLEKHLENVRQFGLEPVVAINRFTSDTAEEMAWIQARCAALHVAAAVSETWAHGGAGAEALAHEVLAAVGRSTSSWQPLYDLTDSIERKIETVATRVYGAGEVQWFPRARRDLRLIAELGLEQLPVCIAKTQKSFSDDPTRLGRPTGFTLTIREIEIAAGAGFVIPIAGDLVRMPGLPAVPASERIDIDAEGNIIGLS, from the coding sequence ATGTCTGACCTTGCCATTGCACGCTCTGTCAAACTGCAACCGATTGCCGCCATTGCCGAACGTCTCGGTGTGGCCGCCGACCAACTGGAACCATACGGGCGGTATGCCGCCAAACTGCCACTTGCCTTCAGTGCGCCGGAGAGTTCCCGACAAGGCAAACTCATCCTTGTTTCCGCCATGACACCAACCCCGGCCGGAGAAGGAAAAACCACGGTCACAATTGGTCTGACCGATGCCCTCAACCGGATCGGGCGGCAGGCCGTTGCCGTCCTGCGGGAGCCATCCCTTGGGCCGGTGTTCGGCCTCAAGGGCGGCGCCACCGGCGGCGGACGGTCGCAGGTAGCGCCTATGGACATGATCAACCTGCACTTCACGGGTGATTTTGCCGCCGTGACCGCCGCCCACAACCTGCTGGCCGCCATCGTGGACAACGCGCTCCACCAGCGGCGAAACCCCGGCGGAATTGATCTCACCAGTGTGCGCTGGAAGCGCGTTCTCGATACCAACGACCGGGCGCTGCGCCAGATCATCGTCGGCCTCGGCGGCCGCGCCAACGGCCTGCCCCGTGAGGCCGGTTTTGACATCACGGCGGCTTCGGAAGTCATGGCCGCCATGTGTCTGTGCGATTCGCTGCACCACCTGAAGGAAAAACTCGGCGGCATCTTCGTCGCCCTCACCCACGACAAACAACCCCTGTATGCCCGCGACTTCAAAGCCAACGGTGCCATGGCCGCCCTGCTGAAGGACGCCATCAAGCCCAATCTGGTGCAGACGCTTGAAGGCAGTCCCGCCCTCATTCACCTGGGGCCGTTCGCCAACATTGCGCAGGGGACAAACTCGATCATTGCGACCCGCACCGGACTGCACCTGAGCGAATACGTCGTCACCGAAGCCGGATTCGGCTTCGATCTGGGTGGCGAGAAGTTTCTGCACATCAAATGCCGAACCGCCGGCCTGTCGCCGGCCGTGGTGGTTGTGGTGGCTACGGTGCGGGGCTTGAAATACCAAGGCGGCGCTGCGCTCGAAACCCTGTCCACCCCGGATATGGCAGCCCTGGAACGGGGTTTTGGCAACCTTGAAAAGCACCTGGAAAACGTCCGTCAGTTCGGACTTGAACCCGTCGTGGCCATCAACCGCTTCACCAGTGATACCGCCGAAGAAATGGCGTGGATTCAGGCGCGCTGCGCGGCACTGCACGTGGCGGCAGCCGTGTCCGAAACCTGGGCCCACGGTGGGGCCGGAGCCGAAGCCCTCGCCCACGAAGTCCTGGCTGCGGTCGGGCGTTCCACGTCGTCGTGGCAGCCGCTCTACGACCTGACGGACTCCATCGAGCGCAAAATCGAGACGGTGGCCACGCGAGTCTATGGTGCCGGCGAAGTGCAGTGGTTCCCCAGGGCCCGGCGCGATCTCCGCCTGATTGCCGAACTGGGACTGGAGCAGCTTCCGGTGTGCATCGCCAAAACCCAGAAGTCGTTTTCCGACGACCCAACCCGGCTCGGACGCCCCACCGGCTTTACGCTGACCATTCGTGAAATCGAAATTGCCGCCGGCGCTGGTTTTGTCATTCCAATTGCCGGCGACCTGGTGCGCATGCCGGGACTGCCGGCTGTCCCGGCTTCCGAGCGGATTGACATTGACGCCGAAGGAAACATCATCGGTCTGTCGTAG
- a CDS encoding arginine--tRNA ligase produces MLHPLRETVRQAVKTLVERQFGIVLPDVAVEFPPNATLGDLATPVAFEVAKRRKAITGEKHAPRDIAQTLADGLRTVLPDFERIEVAGAGYINLFLNRAETLLRALNAPPGVHAPRFRGKVIVEHTSVNPNKAAHIGHLRNAVLGDALVRLLRATGETVEVHNYIDDTGVQVADVVVGFVHIEGRSLGEVAAIDGKFDDYCWDLYARVGTWYAEDESRLRWRTETLHAIERHEGELAALGAHIAERIVHCHLATMERLGIRYDVLPCESAILRLDFWAEAFERLKAAGAIVYEAEGRRAGCWVMRAGQEAATTDDEHDADKILVRSNGTVNYTGKDIAYHLWKLGILERDFHYRAFHRYADGHTVWMGTAAEADDASAPPTFGRGAAYLNVIDVGQSYAQEFVRRGVMSLAPDALRDAVAASAHVAYEKVALTPASCLELGFELSEADRQRPFISMSGRKGLGVKADDLLDRLESKALAHVQAHQPTLSETEQRTIAHKIAVAAVRYFLLKFARTTLIAFDFADAMAEQGETGVYLLYSLVRVAGIRRKLREAGLDCPNPAAVLAGNHTQLEAWLRDEGKTANEFWTLIGLVLRYDTVLVEASETLEPSVIAKYAFQLAQAFSGFYNRHNIRHEPDEVRRAFLLALVSLVESRLRAALDVLGIDAPERM; encoded by the coding sequence ATGTTACACCCGTTGCGAGAAACCGTTCGCCAGGCGGTCAAAACTCTGGTTGAGCGACAGTTTGGCATTGTCCTGCCGGATGTTGCCGTCGAATTTCCCCCCAACGCGACCCTGGGCGATCTGGCAACGCCGGTCGCTTTTGAGGTAGCCAAACGCCGCAAGGCTATCACCGGCGAAAAACACGCACCACGTGACATCGCCCAGACACTGGCCGATGGGTTGCGGACGGTGCTGCCCGATTTCGAGCGGATCGAAGTTGCCGGCGCCGGCTATATCAACCTGTTTCTGAACCGCGCCGAAACCCTGCTGCGGGCGCTCAATGCCCCGCCCGGCGTGCATGCGCCACGTTTCAGGGGAAAGGTCATCGTCGAGCACACGAGCGTCAACCCGAACAAAGCCGCCCACATCGGCCACCTGCGCAATGCCGTGCTGGGCGATGCCCTGGTGCGCCTTCTGCGCGCGACCGGCGAGACGGTTGAAGTCCACAACTACATTGACGACACCGGGGTTCAGGTGGCCGATGTGGTGGTGGGGTTCGTGCACATCGAAGGCAGGTCACTGGGCGAGGTGGCGGCCATTGACGGGAAGTTCGATGACTACTGCTGGGACCTCTATGCCCGCGTCGGTACGTGGTATGCCGAAGATGAGTCGCGCCTGCGCTGGCGGACGGAGACACTCCACGCCATTGAACGCCACGAAGGGGAACTGGCCGCCTTGGGTGCCCATATTGCCGAACGCATCGTGCACTGTCATCTGGCCACAATGGAACGGCTGGGCATCCGCTACGACGTACTTCCCTGTGAAAGCGCCATTTTGCGGCTTGATTTCTGGGCCGAGGCGTTTGAGCGCCTCAAGGCGGCCGGGGCGATTGTCTATGAAGCCGAAGGGCGGCGCGCCGGCTGCTGGGTGATGCGGGCCGGGCAGGAAGCGGCCACGACCGACGACGAACACGACGCCGACAAGATACTTGTGCGCTCAAACGGCACGGTCAACTACACCGGCAAGGACATTGCCTATCACCTGTGGAAACTGGGCATTCTGGAGCGGGATTTCCACTACCGGGCGTTTCACCGCTACGCCGACGGCCACACCGTGTGGATGGGAACGGCTGCTGAAGCGGATGACGCTTCTGCGCCGCCGACGTTCGGACGTGGCGCGGCCTACCTGAATGTCATTGACGTGGGGCAGAGCTATGCCCAGGAGTTCGTCCGGCGGGGCGTCATGTCGTTGGCGCCGGATGCGCTGCGGGACGCCGTTGCCGCCAGCGCCCATGTCGCCTACGAGAAGGTGGCGCTGACGCCGGCAAGCTGCCTGGAGTTGGGTTTCGAGCTGTCCGAAGCTGACCGTCAGCGCCCGTTCATTTCCATGAGCGGACGCAAGGGGCTGGGCGTCAAAGCCGATGACCTGCTGGACCGGCTGGAAAGCAAGGCCCTGGCGCACGTCCAGGCGCACCAGCCCACGCTGTCCGAAACCGAACAGCGCACCATTGCCCATAAAATCGCTGTGGCGGCGGTACGGTACTTTTTGCTCAAATTTGCCCGGACGACACTCATTGCCTTCGATTTTGCCGACGCCATGGCCGAGCAGGGCGAAACAGGGGTGTATCTGCTCTATTCCCTGGTGCGCGTGGCCGGCATCCGCCGCAAGCTGCGCGAGGCCGGTCTGGATTGCCCCAACCCGGCGGCCGTGCTTGCCGGGAACCACACACAGCTCGAAGCCTGGCTGCGGGACGAAGGGAAAACCGCCAATGAGTTCTGGACGCTCATCGGGTTGGTGCTGCGCTATGACACCGTGCTCGTGGAAGCCAGCGAAACGCTGGAACCTTCTGTCATCGCCAAGTATGCTTTCCAACTCGCCCAGGCGTTCAGCGGGTTTTACAACCGGCACAACATCCGGCATGAACCGGATGAGGTTCGGCGGGCATTTCTGCTGGCGCTGGTCAGCCTGGTGGAAAGCCGCCTGCGGGCGGCGCTGGATGTCCTTGGGATTGACGCTCCAGAGCGCATGTAA
- a CDS encoding peptidylprolyl isomerase: MVWRVAGWMLILGSLLVFGEQAIAQQRRPAARPAPTRPTVPPEPAAPKPSRAEKLSVEELKQVRAVIESSAGNIVLEFFPEVAPNHVRNFLRLAEQGFYDRTEFNRIARDFVIQGGDPAKWPADSPNRRLRFDTSPLKAEFNEMPHDKGILSMAHGSNPDSATTHYFICLRRLESLDGKYTVFGRVVEGLDVVDKIAETPIEPGTADKPAERVEVRTIRVIYPSTVTNAAKP, encoded by the coding sequence ATGGTGTGGCGAGTCGCAGGATGGATGTTGATTCTTGGCAGCCTGTTGGTGTTTGGCGAGCAGGCCATCGCGCAGCAGCGGCGTCCGGCCGCGCGTCCGGCGCCCACACGCCCGACCGTTCCCCCTGAGCCGGCTGCCCCGAAACCCAGCCGGGCCGAAAAGCTCTCCGTCGAAGAACTCAAACAGGTACGCGCCGTCATCGAATCTTCAGCCGGCAACATCGTCCTGGAGTTTTTCCCCGAAGTCGCCCCCAACCACGTGCGCAACTTTCTGCGCCTCGCGGAACAGGGTTTTTACGACCGCACGGAGTTCAACCGCATTGCCAGGGATTTCGTCATTCAGGGAGGCGACCCGGCCAAGTGGCCGGCTGACAGCCCCAACCGCCGTCTGCGCTTTGACACTTCACCGCTCAAGGCGGAATTCAACGAAATGCCCCACGACAAGGGCATCCTCTCCATGGCACACGGCAGCAATCCCGACAGTGCCACAACCCACTACTTCATCTGCCTGCGGCGGCTGGAGTCGCTCGATGGCAAGTACACGGTCTTTGGGCGGGTTGTCGAAGGTCTCGATGTCGTGGACAAAATTGCCGAGACCCCCATCGAGCCGGGCACGGCCGACAAACCTGCCGAGCGGGTTGAAGTGCGCACAATTCGGGTCATCTATCCGTCAACCGTGACCAACGCCGCCAAACCGTAA
- a CDS encoding MGMT family protein: MKPDSCKNEDENDELSPFAAVYAWVRRIPPGRVMTYGQISRLIGEHLSAQGVGWALRASIRQADGLPWHRVVNARGGISTGRLSLHLAAEQRARLEGEGVVFRADGTLDLAEYGWQPEV, encoded by the coding sequence ATGAAACCGGATTCCTGTAAGAATGAAGATGAAAACGATGAACTGTCGCCTTTTGCGGCCGTCTATGCCTGGGTGCGCCGGATTCCGCCGGGGCGCGTCATGACCTACGGGCAGATTTCACGCCTCATCGGGGAACATCTTTCGGCGCAGGGCGTCGGCTGGGCGCTGCGGGCGAGTATCCGGCAGGCCGACGGGCTGCCCTGGCACCGGGTGGTCAATGCCCGTGGCGGCATCAGCACGGGCAGGCTATCGCTTCATCTCGCCGCAGAGCAACGGGCGCGGCTGGAAGGCGAAGGCGTCGTGTTCCGCGCTGACGGGACGCTCGATCTGGCCGAGTATGGCTGGCAGCCGGAGGTCTGA